In Herbaspirillum sp. WKF16, one genomic interval encodes:
- the purU gene encoding formyltetrahydrofolate deformylase — protein MAHPEYILTLSCLDQRGIVHRVSGFLADHGCNIIDSAQFGDGQSKLFFMRVHFSSEDAAVSDAQLRADFGVLGDALQMNWQLNDAGKKPRVMLMVSKIGHCLNDLLFRYKSGLLPVEIPAIVSNHTDFYQLAASYNIPFHHLPLATGAPAEAKRAQEQRIMEIVDANQIDLVVLARYMQILSPEMCEALRGRAINIHHSFLPSFKGAKPYYQAHDRGVKLIGATAHFVTSDLDEGPIIEQGVERVDHSMGPDTLTAIGRDIECVVLARAVKWFTEHRILLNGHKTVIFN, from the coding sequence ATGGCTCACCCGGAATACATTCTTACCCTGTCCTGCCTGGACCAGCGCGGCATCGTGCATCGCGTCTCGGGCTTCCTGGCCGATCACGGCTGCAACATCATCGATTCCGCGCAGTTCGGCGACGGCCAGTCGAAGCTGTTCTTCATGCGCGTGCATTTCTCCTCGGAAGACGCAGCCGTCAGCGACGCGCAGCTGCGCGCCGATTTCGGCGTGCTGGGCGACGCCCTGCAGATGAACTGGCAGTTGAACGACGCCGGCAAGAAGCCGCGCGTGATGCTGATGGTGTCCAAGATCGGCCACTGCCTCAACGACCTGCTGTTCCGCTACAAGAGTGGCCTGCTGCCGGTGGAGATTCCGGCGATCGTGTCGAACCATACCGATTTTTATCAGTTGGCCGCGAGCTACAACATTCCCTTCCACCACCTGCCGCTGGCCACCGGCGCGCCGGCCGAGGCCAAGCGCGCGCAAGAGCAGCGCATCATGGAGATCGTCGACGCCAACCAGATCGACCTGGTGGTGCTGGCGCGCTACATGCAGATCCTGTCGCCGGAGATGTGCGAGGCCCTGCGCGGCCGCGCGATCAATATCCACCATTCCTTCCTGCCCAGCTTCAAGGGCGCCAAGCCTTACTACCAGGCGCATGATCGCGGCGTGAAGCTGATCGGCGCCACCGCTCACTTCGTGACCAGCGACCTGGATGAGGGTCCGATCATCGAGCAGGGCGTCGAGCGCGTGGATCACTCGATGGGGCCTGACACCTTGACGGCCATCGGCCGTGATATCGAATGCGTGGTGCTGGCGCGCGCAGTGAAGTGGTTCACGGAGCATCGCATTTTGCTGAATGGGCACAAGACGGTGATCTTCAACTGA
- a CDS encoding Pr6Pr family membrane protein, with protein sequence MSNEQIPSPQSLDSFGANIFPAERGSAASRALAAAIAVISWFAFVAQTDITLNRLLSRGGGILDGLDRLTMYLTNLTILMAALCFTSLALSLKTPLSRFFRQPSVVSAVVAYLAFVGIAYNLLLRQLWAPTGFRALVNESLHTVTPLLAMVYWIFFVPVFQHSIRKSLLWLAYPLGYLFLTLWRGALSGFYPYPFIDVNKLGYPRVILNASLLFAGFLALMILFVAVNRSGKPAFLRK encoded by the coding sequence ATGAGCAACGAACAAATTCCTTCGCCGCAATCGCTGGACTCCTTCGGCGCCAACATCTTTCCCGCGGAGCGCGGCTCGGCCGCGTCGCGCGCGCTGGCGGCCGCGATTGCCGTCATCAGCTGGTTCGCCTTCGTGGCCCAGACCGACATCACGCTCAACCGCCTGCTTTCGCGCGGCGGCGGCATCCTCGATGGGCTCGACCGCCTCACCATGTACCTCACCAACCTGACCATCCTGATGGCGGCGCTGTGCTTCACCTCGCTGGCGCTGTCGCTGAAGACGCCGCTGAGCCGCTTCTTCCGGCAGCCCTCGGTGGTCTCGGCGGTGGTGGCCTACCTGGCCTTCGTCGGCATCGCCTACAACCTGCTGCTGCGCCAGCTGTGGGCGCCGACCGGGTTTCGCGCGCTGGTCAACGAAAGCCTGCATACCGTGACGCCGCTGCTGGCGATGGTGTACTGGATCTTCTTCGTGCCGGTGTTCCAGCATTCGATCAGGAAATCCCTGCTCTGGCTGGCCTACCCGCTGGGCTACCTGTTCCTCACCCTGTGGCGCGGCGCGCTGTCGGGCTTCTATCCCTATCCCTTCATCGACGTCAACAAGCTCGGCTACCCTCGCGTGATCCTCAACGCCAGCCTGCTGTTCGCCGGCTTCCTGGCGCTGATGATCCTGTTCGTGGCCGTCAATCGCTCGGGCAAGCCGGCCTTCCTGCGCAAGTAG
- a CDS encoding fatty acid--CoA ligase, translating to MPQLISTTPSAYGYPLLIKQLLHSALATAADQEIVYGDRRHSYAEFHRRVQRLANALGEIGLQPGNTVAVMDWDSHRYLECFFAVPMMGCVLQTVNVRLSPEQIAYTLNHAQADVLLVNSDFMPVLKQIRGELNTLTRCVLLTDDATPCPQGPGFAGEYEDLLAQAEPAYDFPDFDENARATTFYTTGTTGLPKGVYFSHRQLVLHTLGATAGLALAPQQGRLHRDDVYMPLTPMFHVHAWGLPYVATMAGLKQVYPGRYVPDTICRLVVREKVSFSHCVPTILQMVLDCEAARQADLSGWKMIIGGSAMTGSLARAARERGIDVFTGYGMSETCPILTLAHVPTEELGTEADAAIRVKTGRPLPLVAIRTVDEEMEDCPRDGKSTGEVVVRAPWLTQGYLHQPEASEELWRGGWLHTQDIGNIDRRGYLQVTDRIKDVIKTGGEWVSSLQIEDIIARHPAVAETAVIGIQDSKWGERPLALVVLKKDAAGVAEEDIRRHVLAAAESGQISRYGVPDRVQFVDELARTSVGKLNKRVMREKYPAK from the coding sequence ATGCCCCAACTCATCAGCACCACCCCCTCGGCCTACGGCTATCCCCTGCTGATCAAGCAATTGCTGCACAGCGCCCTGGCCACCGCTGCGGACCAGGAAATTGTTTACGGCGACCGCCGCCACAGCTATGCCGAGTTCCACCGGCGCGTGCAGCGCCTGGCCAATGCGCTGGGCGAAATCGGCCTGCAGCCCGGCAATACCGTGGCCGTGATGGACTGGGACAGCCATCGCTACCTGGAGTGCTTCTTCGCCGTGCCGATGATGGGCTGCGTGCTGCAGACCGTGAACGTGCGCCTCTCGCCCGAGCAGATCGCCTACACTCTCAATCACGCCCAGGCCGATGTGCTGCTGGTGAACTCCGACTTCATGCCGGTGTTGAAGCAGATCCGCGGCGAGCTCAACACCCTCACGCGCTGCGTGCTGCTCACCGACGACGCCACGCCCTGCCCCCAGGGCCCGGGCTTTGCCGGCGAATACGAAGACCTGCTGGCGCAGGCCGAACCTGCCTACGACTTCCCCGACTTCGACGAGAACGCCCGCGCCACCACCTTCTACACCACCGGCACCACCGGCCTGCCCAAGGGCGTCTACTTCAGCCACCGCCAGCTGGTGCTGCACACCCTGGGCGCCACCGCCGGCCTGGCGCTGGCGCCGCAGCAGGGCCGCCTGCATCGCGACGACGTCTACATGCCGCTCACGCCCATGTTCCACGTACACGCCTGGGGCCTGCCATACGTGGCGACCATGGCCGGCCTGAAGCAGGTCTACCCGGGCCGTTACGTGCCCGACACCATCTGCCGGCTCGTCGTGCGCGAGAAGGTCAGCTTCTCGCACTGCGTGCCGACCATCCTGCAGATGGTGCTGGACTGCGAGGCGGCCAGGCAAGCCGACCTGTCCGGCTGGAAGATGATCATCGGCGGCTCGGCCATGACCGGCAGCCTGGCCCGCGCGGCGCGCGAACGCGGCATTGACGTCTTCACCGGCTACGGCATGTCGGAGACCTGCCCGATCCTGACGCTGGCCCACGTACCCACGGAAGAGCTGGGCACCGAGGCCGACGCCGCCATCCGCGTCAAGACCGGCCGCCCGCTGCCGCTGGTGGCCATCCGCACAGTGGATGAAGAGATGGAAGACTGCCCGCGCGACGGCAAGAGCACCGGCGAGGTGGTGGTGCGCGCACCCTGGCTGACGCAAGGCTACCTGCACCAGCCGGAGGCCTCCGAAGAGCTCTGGCGCGGCGGCTGGCTGCACACCCAGGACATCGGCAACATCGACCGGCGCGGCTACCTGCAAGTCACCGACCGCATCAAGGACGTGATCAAGACCGGCGGCGAATGGGTCTCCTCGCTGCAGATCGAAGACATCATCGCGCGCCACCCGGCGGTGGCTGAAACCGCCGTGATCGGCATCCAGGACAGCAAATGGGGCGAGCGGCCGCTGGCGCTGGTGGTGCTGAAGAAGGACGCCGCCGGCGTGGCGGAAGAAGACATCCGCCGGCACGTGCTGGCCGCGGCCGAGAGCGGACAGATCTCGCGCTACGGCGTGCCGGACCGGGTGCAATTCGTCGACGAACTGGCGCGCACCAGCGTGGGCAAGCTCAACAAGCGGGTGATGCGGGAGAAGTATCCGGCCAAGTAG
- a CDS encoding bactofilin family protein, translating to MLRSESLFGKRETNSSNSPFSANNGVSQSTVGGSVTSVQKPTQYPSSVPTTAPAAGEETGSKLTVGPNIKVKGEIEDCDTLVVEGKVQATINCRVVQIAERGAFKGSAEIDLAEIRGEFDGDLTVRQKLVIYSSGKVTGKIRYGKLVIEEGGQLSGDLQVGGGHEQKELLHKTA from the coding sequence ATGCTTCGCTCAGAATCCCTCTTCGGCAAACGCGAAACCAACTCGAGCAATTCCCCCTTCAGCGCCAACAATGGCGTGTCCCAATCCACCGTCGGAGGCAGCGTGACCAGCGTGCAGAAACCCACCCAGTATCCTTCTTCCGTGCCGACCACGGCGCCGGCCGCAGGCGAAGAGACCGGCAGCAAGCTGACCGTCGGCCCCAACATCAAGGTCAAGGGCGAGATCGAGGACTGCGACACGCTGGTGGTCGAAGGCAAGGTGCAGGCCACCATCAACTGCCGCGTGGTGCAGATCGCGGAGCGCGGCGCCTTCAAGGGCTCGGCAGAGATCGACCTGGCCGAGATCCGCGGCGAGTTCGACGGCGACCTGACCGTGCGCCAGAAACTGGTGATCTATTCCAGCGGCAAGGTGACCGGCAAGATCCGCTACGGCAAGCTGGTGATCGAAGAGGGCGGCCAGCTCTCGGGCGACCTGCAGGTCGGCGGCGGCCACGAGCAGAAGGAACTGCTGCACAAGACCGCCTGA
- a CDS encoding acid phosphatase, producing the protein MSIHDDSAGGGKPASPDRERDATHDAAPQSNSRRRFLGSMGGVAAMGAAGGTLSACATDGGVPYPLGNPADSAALDRALRDNVKTIVVIYAENRSFNNLFGDFPGVEQPLSKLKPEQYQQRDRDGSLLKQLPQDWSGTVGQEQVIEGVTYPAGTQYTPNRPNAPFALKGPQGDALPLGLVTRDLWHVFYQNQMQINGGKNDKFVAWADSGGLVMGNYGDTQYNLRLWDIAREYVLCDNFFQGAFGGSFMNHHYLIAATPGYYPNVMSSVSRTQVAKTKDNDPLSAELVPAENSPASAMQGAPKFGPSALTPDGYAVNTMAPPYWPTWARDKNNPAYSEPNQPSVLVPQTHEHIGDKLNKKNIEWAWYAGAWQATLDEFKDSKGIPKIPNFQYHHQPFNYFKNLGPENPAERNKRLRDGGLGDEARTNRFLADVEAGRLPPVTFYKPQGNLNMHAGYADVASGDRHIAHIVKSLQASPQWKNMVVVITVDENGGWWDHVAPPKGDRWGPGTRVPALVVSPFARKGTVDHTIYDTASILRLITRTFGLEKLDGMKQRDDAMIARGQKPMGDLTNALQFKA; encoded by the coding sequence ATGAGCATCCACGACGACTCCGCCGGTGGCGGCAAACCCGCATCCCCCGACCGTGAACGCGACGCCACGCATGATGCAGCCCCGCAGAGCAACAGCCGCCGCCGCTTCCTTGGCAGCATGGGCGGCGTGGCCGCCATGGGCGCCGCCGGCGGCACGCTGTCGGCCTGCGCCACCGACGGCGGCGTGCCTTACCCGCTGGGCAATCCCGCCGATTCCGCCGCGCTTGACCGCGCCTTGCGCGACAACGTCAAGACCATCGTCGTCATCTATGCCGAGAACCGCAGCTTCAACAACCTGTTCGGCGACTTCCCAGGTGTGGAACAGCCGCTGTCCAAGCTCAAGCCCGAGCAGTACCAGCAGCGCGACCGCGACGGCAGCCTGTTGAAACAGCTGCCGCAGGACTGGAGCGGCACCGTCGGCCAGGAGCAGGTGATCGAAGGCGTGACCTACCCGGCCGGCACCCAATACACCCCGAACCGCCCGAACGCCCCGTTCGCGCTCAAGGGCCCGCAGGGGGACGCGCTGCCGCTGGGCCTGGTCACGCGCGACCTGTGGCACGTGTTCTACCAGAACCAGATGCAGATCAACGGCGGCAAGAACGACAAGTTCGTCGCCTGGGCCGACTCCGGCGGCCTGGTGATGGGCAACTACGGCGACACCCAATACAACCTGCGCCTGTGGGACATCGCCCGCGAGTACGTCCTGTGCGACAACTTCTTCCAGGGCGCCTTCGGCGGTTCCTTCATGAACCACCACTACCTGATCGCCGCCACGCCGGGCTACTACCCCAACGTGATGAGTTCGGTCTCGCGCACCCAGGTGGCCAAGACCAAGGATAACGACCCGCTGTCGGCCGAACTGGTGCCGGCCGAGAACAGCCCGGCCAGCGCCATGCAGGGCGCACCCAAGTTCGGCCCCAGCGCACTCACGCCCGACGGCTACGCGGTCAACACCATGGCGCCGCCGTACTGGCCGACCTGGGCCCGCGACAAGAACAACCCGGCCTATTCCGAACCGAACCAGCCCAGCGTGCTGGTGCCGCAGACGCACGAGCACATCGGCGACAAGCTCAACAAGAAGAACATCGAATGGGCCTGGTACGCCGGCGCCTGGCAGGCCACGCTGGACGAGTTCAAGGACTCCAAGGGCATTCCCAAGATCCCCAACTTCCAGTATCACCACCAGCCGTTCAACTACTTCAAGAACCTGGGTCCGGAAAACCCCGCCGAGCGCAACAAGCGCCTGCGCGACGGCGGCCTGGGCGACGAGGCGCGCACCAACCGCTTCCTGGCAGATGTCGAAGCCGGCCGCCTGCCGCCGGTGACCTTCTACAAGCCGCAGGGCAACCTCAACATGCATGCCGGCTACGCTGACGTCGCCTCGGGCGACCGCCACATCGCGCACATCGTCAAGAGCCTGCAGGCCAGCCCGCAGTGGAAGAACATGGTGGTGGTGATCACCGTGGACGAGAACGGCGGCTGGTGGGATCACGTAGCCCCGCCCAAGGGCGATCGCTGGGGACCGGGCACGCGCGTGCCGGCGCTGGTGGTGTCGCCCTTCGCCCGCAAGGGCACGGTGGACCACACGATCTACGACACCGCCTCCATCCTGCGCCTGATCACCCGCACCTTCGGCCTGGAGAAGCTGGACGGCATGAAGCAACGCGACGACGCCATGATCGCGCGCGGCCAGAAGCCGATGGGCGACCTGACCAACGCCCTGCAGTTCAAGGCCTGA
- a CDS encoding GlxA family transcriptional regulator, with the protein MAREHSKRIAFVVFPGFQILDLAAMTVFEMVNLELGRAYYQAELVSTAGGMVASSAGVRVETLAMGRRAWDTVLVGGALDVPGGMPELTAQLRRAAAQARRTASICTGAFLLAEAGLLDGRRATTHWAHALELQSRHPQVQVDEDRIFVNDGGVWTSAGMTACIDLALALVDADLGVETTRTVARKMVVYHRRTGGQSQFSTLSELEPASDRVRDALSFAKENLREPLTIEQLAAQVHWSPRHFSRAFQLQTGYSPAKAVEKLRLEAARALIEAGHSGIAAIAADTGFGDEERMRRAFLRAFGRPPQAMVREVRARQDALEELA; encoded by the coding sequence ATGGCTCGCGAACATTCCAAACGCATTGCATTCGTCGTCTTCCCCGGTTTCCAGATCCTCGACCTGGCGGCCATGACGGTGTTCGAGATGGTCAACCTGGAGCTTGGGCGGGCGTATTACCAGGCGGAGCTGGTGTCGACGGCGGGCGGCATGGTGGCCTCGTCGGCAGGGGTGCGGGTGGAAACGCTGGCCATGGGCCGGCGCGCCTGGGACACCGTGCTGGTGGGCGGGGCGCTCGACGTGCCTGGCGGCATGCCTGAGCTGACCGCCCAGTTGCGGCGTGCGGCGGCGCAGGCGCGGCGCACCGCCAGCATCTGCACCGGCGCCTTCCTGCTGGCCGAGGCCGGCCTGCTGGACGGCCGGCGCGCCACCACGCACTGGGCGCACGCGCTGGAGCTGCAGAGCCGCCATCCGCAGGTGCAGGTGGACGAGGACCGGATCTTCGTCAACGACGGCGGCGTCTGGACCTCGGCCGGGATGACCGCCTGCATCGACCTGGCGCTGGCCCTGGTGGACGCCGACCTTGGCGTCGAGACCACCAGGACGGTGGCACGCAAGATGGTGGTCTATCACCGGCGCACCGGCGGCCAGTCGCAGTTCTCCACGCTCTCCGAACTGGAACCGGCTTCCGACCGCGTGCGCGACGCGCTGAGTTTCGCCAAGGAAAACCTGCGCGAGCCGCTCACCATCGAGCAACTGGCCGCCCAGGTGCACTGGAGCCCGCGCCATTTCAGCCGGGCCTTCCAGCTGCAGACCGGCTACTCGCCGGCCAAGGCGGTGGAAAAGTTGCGTCTGGAGGCGGCCAGGGCGCTGATCGAGGCCGGCCACAGCGGCATTGCGGCGATCGCAGCCGATACCGGTTTCGGCGACGAGGAGCGCATGCGGCGCGCCTTCCTGCGCGCCTTCGGGCGGCCGCCGCAGGCGATGGTGCGTGAGGTGCGGGCGCGGCAGGATGCGCTGGAGGAGCTGGCCTAG
- a CDS encoding GIY-YIG nuclease family protein, which translates to MQYYVYILASDRNGTLYIGVSNDIVRRVWEHRNALTPGFTKTYRVHKLVYFETGNDAYGAIQREKQLKRWKRSWKIELIEKANPYWNDLYEQIV; encoded by the coding sequence ATGCAGTACTACGTCTACATCCTTGCCAGCGATCGCAACGGTACGCTCTATATCGGCGTGAGCAATGACATCGTCAGGCGGGTATGGGAACACCGCAATGCGTTGACTCCGGGCTTCACCAAAACCTATCGCGTACACAAGCTGGTCTACTTCGAGACTGGGAACGACGCATATGGCGCCATACAGCGGGAGAAGCAGCTGAAGAGGTGGAAGCGGAGCTGGAAGATCGAGCTGATAGAGAAGGCCAATCCCTATTGGAACGATCTCTATGAGCAGATCGTTTGA
- a CDS encoding copper-binding protein yields the protein MTLRTAITNFPRLFLGAALALSAIAASAQEPRPQVDGEIRKVDVAAGKLTIRHGDIPNLQMTAMTMVFRAAPELLGRAREGERISFTADRVDGALTVITLQERP from the coding sequence ATGACACTGCGCACCGCAATCACCAACTTCCCCCGCCTGTTCCTCGGCGCCGCGCTGGCGCTCTCCGCCATCGCCGCATCGGCGCAGGAACCGCGCCCGCAGGTCGACGGCGAGATCCGCAAGGTCGACGTCGCCGCCGGCAAGCTCACCATCCGCCACGGCGACATTCCCAACCTGCAGATGACGGCCATGACCATGGTGTTCAGGGCCGCCCCCGAGCTGCTCGGCCGCGCCCGGGAAGGCGAAAGGATCAGCTTCACCGCCGACCGCGTGGACGGCGCCCTGACCGTCATCACCTTGCAGGAACGGCCATGA
- a CDS encoding chloride channel protein gives MKHKRDYTADGRLPFLAALALAIGALATGAAWILLKLIALFTNLFYFQRLSVAPASPATHALGWIAALLPVAGGLIVGLMARYGSEKIRGHGIPEAIEAILFGKSRMSPKVAVLKPLSSGIVIGSGGPFGAEGPIIMTGGSVGSLLAQFLHLTAAERKTLLVAGACAGMTAVFGTPVAAVLLAVELLLFELKPRSLLPVALACAVAGFLRPLAIDAGPLFPLEIAAPSSAALLSCLAAGLASGILAAVLTLALYRVEDWFHRLPLHWMWWPAIGGAVVGAGGLLQPRALGVGYDVIGDLLHHHFALSAALALLAVKAVIWLAALGSGTSGGVLAPLLMMGAGLGLLLSPLLPGASPELWALVCMAGVLGSVLGAPLTAIVFAFGLTHAGEALLPLTATVAVAHGVNVLLMKRSIMTEKIARRGLHVHREYGVDPLERVHVEELMTRAPHTLDAALPAAEALAACRASAHAHRYYPVLEQGRLAGMLALRALEQAAPGQSCGALLASAEAAAVSIALPQMNARAAAGLMARLGTARLPVVADRRHMKLVGIVSLSDLARAGAAHADEESVREKLLGW, from the coding sequence ATGAAACACAAACGCGACTACACGGCCGACGGCCGCCTGCCCTTCCTCGCCGCGTTGGCGCTGGCGATCGGCGCGCTGGCCACCGGCGCGGCGTGGATCCTGCTCAAGCTCATCGCGCTGTTCACCAACCTGTTCTACTTCCAGCGCCTGTCGGTGGCGCCGGCCTCGCCGGCCACGCATGCACTGGGCTGGATCGCGGCGCTGCTGCCGGTGGCCGGCGGCCTCATCGTCGGCCTGATGGCGCGCTACGGCAGCGAGAAGATCCGCGGCCACGGCATCCCCGAAGCCATCGAGGCCATCCTGTTCGGCAAGAGCCGCATGTCGCCCAAGGTGGCGGTGTTGAAGCCGCTGTCCTCGGGCATCGTGATCGGCAGCGGCGGGCCGTTCGGCGCCGAAGGGCCGATCATCATGACCGGCGGCTCGGTGGGCTCGCTGCTGGCGCAGTTCCTGCACCTCACCGCGGCCGAGCGCAAGACGCTGCTGGTGGCCGGGGCCTGCGCCGGCATGACCGCGGTGTTCGGCACGCCGGTGGCGGCGGTATTGCTCGCGGTGGAGCTGCTGCTGTTCGAACTGAAACCGCGCAGCCTGTTGCCGGTGGCGCTGGCTTGCGCGGTGGCGGGCTTCCTGCGGCCGCTGGCGATCGACGCCGGGCCGCTGTTCCCGCTGGAGATCGCCGCGCCGTCCAGCGCCGCCCTGCTCTCCTGCCTCGCCGCCGGCCTGGCCAGCGGCATCCTGGCGGCCGTGCTGACGCTGGCGCTGTATCGCGTGGAAGACTGGTTCCATCGCTTGCCGCTGCACTGGATGTGGTGGCCCGCCATCGGCGGCGCGGTGGTCGGCGCCGGCGGCCTGCTGCAGCCGCGCGCGCTGGGAGTGGGCTATGACGTGATCGGCGACCTGCTGCACCATCACTTCGCGCTCTCGGCCGCGCTGGCGCTGCTGGCGGTGAAGGCGGTGATCTGGCTGGCGGCGCTGGGCTCGGGCACCTCGGGCGGCGTACTGGCGCCGCTGCTGATGATGGGCGCCGGGCTGGGCCTGCTGCTGTCCCCGCTGCTGCCGGGCGCCTCGCCCGAACTGTGGGCGCTGGTGTGCATGGCCGGCGTGCTGGGCAGCGTGCTGGGCGCGCCGCTGACCGCCATCGTGTTCGCCTTCGGCCTCACCCACGCGGGCGAGGCGCTGCTGCCGTTGACGGCCACCGTGGCGGTGGCGCACGGCGTCAACGTACTGTTGATGAAGCGCTCCATCATGACCGAGAAGATCGCCCGACGCGGCCTGCATGTGCACCGCGAATATGGCGTCGATCCGCTCGAACGCGTGCATGTGGAGGAGCTGATGACGCGTGCGCCGCACACGCTCGATGCGGCGCTGCCGGCCGCCGAGGCGCTGGCGGCGTGCCGCGCCTCGGCGCACGCGCATCGCTACTATCCGGTGCTGGAACAGGGCCGGCTGGCAGGCATGCTGGCCTTGCGCGCGCTGGAGCAGGCTGCTCCCGGGCAGTCTTGCGGCGCGCTGCTGGCGAGCGCCGAGGCGGCGGCCGTCTCCATCGCATTGCCGCAGATGAACGCGCGCGCCGCGGCCGGCCTGATGGCGCGGCTGGGCACGGCGCGCCTGCCCGTGGTGGCCGACCGCCGGCACATGAAGCTGGTCGGCATCGTTTCGCTGTCGGACCTGGCGCGCGCCGGCGCGGCGCATGCGGACGAGGAATCGGTGAGGGAAAAACTGCTGGGATGGTAA
- a CDS encoding Csu type fimbrial protein: MFFAKKNRFVCASIAAVMLASSAPSHAATASASLTISASVVAACTVVGSAIAFGAYTQALVNQTGSITVLCTNGTSYNVGLDAGTGSGSTVNSRKMSATGGGTLNYALYRDSGRTNNWGSTIGTDTQTGTGSGLLQTLTVYGQIAAAQTPLAGAYSDTVTVTLTY, from the coding sequence ATGTTTTTTGCCAAGAAAAATCGCTTCGTCTGCGCATCCATCGCCGCTGTCATGCTGGCTTCCTCGGCCCCGTCGCACGCGGCCACGGCCAGCGCCTCGCTGACGATCAGCGCCTCGGTGGTCGCCGCCTGCACGGTGGTCGGTTCGGCGATCGCCTTCGGCGCCTACACCCAGGCGCTGGTGAACCAGACCGGCAGCATCACGGTGCTGTGCACCAACGGCACCAGCTACAACGTCGGCCTTGACGCCGGCACCGGCAGCGGCTCGACGGTCAACAGCCGCAAGATGAGCGCCACCGGCGGCGGCACGCTGAACTACGCGCTGTACCGCGACTCGGGCCGCACCAACAACTGGGGTTCGACCATCGGCACCGACACCCAGACCGGCACCGGTTCGGGCCTGCTGCAAACGCTGACGGTGTACGGCCAGATCGCGGCCGCGCAGACGCCCCTGGCCGGCGCCTACTCGGACACTGTGACCGTCACGCTGACCTACTGA
- a CDS encoding SDR family oxidoreductase → MQLTDNTIFITGGASGIGRGLAEAFHKLGNQVIIAGRRKALLDEVTAANPGMRSVELDIADPQDIRAVADWLIKEFPTLNVLVNNAGIMPFDDAAGAIDDAVMQNIINTNLYGPIRLSSALIEHLKRQPRAVIVNNTSVLAFTPLAASAVYSASKAALHSYSLSQRFMLRNSSVKVQEIAPPWVNTDLIGKTDDPRAMALAPFIEQTMQALATDAEEAVVEAARPLRDNAGPKEHGLVHGFNQMLVDNPIEL, encoded by the coding sequence ATGCAACTCACCGACAACACCATCTTCATCACCGGCGGCGCCTCCGGCATCGGCCGCGGCCTGGCCGAGGCCTTCCACAAGCTCGGCAACCAGGTGATCATCGCCGGCCGCCGCAAGGCGCTGCTGGACGAAGTCACCGCCGCCAACCCGGGCATGCGCAGCGTGGAGCTGGACATCGCCGATCCGCAGGACATCCGCGCCGTGGCCGACTGGTTGATCAAGGAGTTCCCCACTCTCAACGTGCTGGTCAACAACGCCGGCATCATGCCCTTCGACGACGCCGCCGGCGCCATCGACGACGCCGTGATGCAGAACATCATCAACACCAACCTGTACGGCCCGATCCGCCTGAGCTCGGCGCTGATCGAACACCTCAAGCGGCAACCGCGCGCGGTGATCGTCAACAACACCTCGGTGCTGGCCTTCACGCCGCTGGCGGCCTCAGCCGTGTATTCGGCCAGCAAGGCGGCGCTGCACTCGTACTCGCTGTCGCAGCGCTTCATGCTGCGCAACAGCTCGGTCAAGGTGCAGGAAATCGCGCCGCCCTGGGTCAACACCGACCTGATCGGCAAGACCGACGACCCGCGCGCCATGGCGCTGGCGCCGTTCATCGAGCAAACCATGCAGGCGCTGGCCACCGACGCCGAGGAAGCCGTGGTGGAAGCGGCGCGGCCGCTGCGCGACAACGCCGGCCCCAAGGAACACGGCCTGGTGCACGGATTCAACCAGATGCTGGTCGACAACCCGATCGAGCTCTGA
- a CDS encoding DUF4148 domain-containing protein, producing MKLLHIAALAAALACSAVHAQDAAPGKPAGKTRAEVIAEMQAARAAGQLNKPDYYPVFERSWNERRQAPAKDAAK from the coding sequence ATGAAACTGCTCCACATCGCCGCCCTCGCCGCCGCGCTCGCCTGCTCCGCGGTCCACGCCCAAGACGCCGCCCCGGGCAAGCCGGCCGGCAAGACCCGCGCCGAAGTCATCGCCGAGATGCAAGCCGCGCGCGCCGCCGGCCAGCTCAACAAGCCGGACTACTACCCGGTGTTCGAGCGCAGCTGGAATGAACGCCGGCAAGCGCCCGCCAAGGACGCGGCAAAATAA